In the genome of Candidatus Bipolaricaulota bacterium, one region contains:
- a CDS encoding type II toxin-antitoxin system HicB family antitoxin, with protein sequence MRNYRFSVVIEKDKDGYYAFCPELQGCYTQGDTYEEALANIKDAIRLHVEDRLASGEEIPEGVSISLTSLEVTV encoded by the coding sequence ATGCGAAACTACCGGTTTTCCGTTGTTATCGAGAAGGACAAGGATGGATACTATGCGTTTTGCCCAGAGTTACAGGGGTGCTACACTCAAGGCGACACTTATGAAGAGGCATTAGCCAACATCAAAGACGCCATCCGCTTGCATGTGGAAGACCGTCTGGCAAGTGGGGAAGAGATCCCAGAAGGGGTTTCCATCAGCCTTACTTCTTTGGAAGTAACTGTATGA